A portion of the Pseudomonas koreensis genome contains these proteins:
- a CDS encoding SulP family inorganic anion transporter, with amino-acid sequence MRAAQLKAVLPRELLASVVVFLVALPLCMGIAIASGLPPAKGLITGIIGGLVVGWLAGSPLQVSGPAAGLAVLVFELVRQHGIEMLGPILLLAGFLQLIAGRLKLGCWFRVTAPAVVYGMLAGIGVLIVLSQIHVMLDAKPQPSGLDNLTAFPAAVAQALPSFGWQAGLLGLSTIAVMWLWEKFRPHSLRFIPGALLGVGLATVASLMLALQVKRVEVPANLAEAIDWLKPADLMSLADPTLLIAAFAVAFIASAETLLSAAAVDRMHSGVRSDFDRELSAQGVGNMLCGLVGALPMTGVIVRSSANVQAGATTRYSTIFHGLWLLAFVLLLSSVLQSIPVASLAGVLVYTGFKLVDLKAFRGLGRYGRMPMFTYAATALAIIFTDLLTGVLIGFGLTMLKLAFKASRLKISLIDLPQDGEMELRLVGAATFLKVPALTQVLGSIPHGTTVHVPLNNLSYIDHSCLELLEEWGRANAAKGSKLLIESRGLKRRLEGRVRTNTGIGAAG; translated from the coding sequence ATGCGTGCGGCTCAATTGAAAGCTGTTTTGCCACGGGAGCTGCTCGCTTCCGTGGTTGTGTTTCTGGTCGCCCTGCCGCTGTGCATGGGCATCGCGATTGCGTCAGGGCTGCCGCCGGCCAAGGGTCTGATCACCGGCATCATTGGCGGTCTGGTGGTCGGTTGGCTGGCAGGTTCGCCATTGCAGGTCAGCGGTCCGGCGGCGGGGCTGGCGGTGCTGGTTTTCGAACTGGTACGCCAGCACGGCATCGAGATGCTCGGGCCGATTCTGCTGCTCGCCGGATTTCTGCAACTGATCGCCGGGCGACTGAAGCTTGGCTGCTGGTTCCGGGTGACGGCGCCAGCGGTGGTCTACGGCATGCTGGCGGGGATTGGCGTGTTGATTGTGCTCTCGCAAATCCACGTGATGCTCGATGCCAAGCCGCAACCGTCAGGTCTGGACAACCTCACGGCGTTCCCGGCAGCCGTGGCGCAAGCCTTGCCGTCGTTCGGCTGGCAGGCGGGTCTGCTCGGCTTGTCGACGATTGCGGTGATGTGGCTGTGGGAAAAATTCCGCCCGCATTCGCTGCGCTTCATCCCTGGCGCATTGCTCGGTGTGGGTCTGGCGACCGTGGCGAGTCTGATGCTGGCGTTGCAGGTCAAACGCGTTGAAGTACCGGCGAACCTGGCCGAAGCCATCGATTGGCTGAAACCTGCCGACCTGATGAGTCTGGCCGACCCGACACTGCTGATTGCCGCGTTCGCCGTGGCGTTTATCGCCAGTGCCGAAACGCTATTGTCCGCCGCAGCGGTGGATCGCATGCACAGCGGTGTGCGTTCGGATTTCGACCGTGAGCTGTCGGCGCAAGGTGTCGGCAACATGCTCTGCGGTCTGGTCGGCGCGTTGCCGATGACTGGGGTGATCGTGCGCAGCTCTGCCAACGTTCAGGCCGGTGCCACCACGCGTTACTCGACGATTTTCCATGGCCTGTGGCTGCTGGCGTTCGTGCTGTTGCTGTCGAGCGTGCTGCAGAGTATTCCAGTGGCGAGCCTGGCGGGCGTGCTGGTGTATACCGGTTTCAAACTGGTCGACCTCAAGGCTTTCCGTGGTCTCGGCCGTTACGGGCGGATGCCGATGTTCACCTACGCCGCTACAGCGCTGGCGATTATCTTCACCGACCTGCTCACTGGCGTGCTGATCGGTTTCGGCCTGACCATGTTGAAACTGGCATTCAAGGCTTCGCGCCTGAAGATCAGCCTGATCGACCTGCCGCAGGACGGTGAGATGGAGTTGCGCCTGGTCGGTGCGGCGACGTTCCTCAAAGTGCCGGCGCTGACGCAGGTGCTGGGCAGCATCCCTCACGGCACCACGGTGCATGTGCCGCTGAACAACCTGAGCTACATCGACCATTCGTGCCTGGAATTGCTGGAAGAATGGGGTCGGGCGAATGCGGCGAAGGGTTCGAAGCTGTTGATCGAATCGCGCGGGTTGAAGCGCAGACTCGAAGGCAGGGTGCGGACCAATACCGGGATTGGTGCGGCAGGCTAG